A region of Pyxidicoccus parkwaysis DNA encodes the following proteins:
- a CDS encoding AAA family ATPase, whose amino-acid sequence MGRGRRIAWAVPATSGLSVHAHPPPYLQAARAFRHFFGELRDAYLERETLFTQIELALLGREHVLVVGPPGTAKSAIASAVLGRIVDERTGQPSLFSKQLAESTVQTDLIGPVDFKVLTETGRTEYLTDEGMLGSEHAFLDEVFDGRDMLLRSILNVLYERELKHGRRVTSGRTECVIMTSNRYLSEVLARSPELLLAFADRLSFICFVPKSFARRESRAAMLQRFSSGTSRPDLRAQLTLQQVDLLQDAVTKVKVPSHVLEGVELLADALERALAAQVSKLPDYVPTKYFSQRSAVKALWALKATVVRDQLYRRPDRPLEATVEDLDSLRWFFLLGGPPAAETEALLKSVVDPRERAQLEIVRLEQRAFDEALAKVRQELGGGVEREAQALGAQEEVTAAEALGRNWQPGLVSNTAKVLLTKLVPGPRHAQNRAPLLVAARALVAALEQRLARGMAGQGEGRGGLALLSSFRDALELCRTIPELRANFAPLCESTARFLEGALEMIALSAESVDFEDGLKLEGLVGLADNLEEELSQTTELAGQLAEGAPAALERVRVIEVAVRRRVVSALRRRAALAFQGSANRSRKEPLEALSADSRRLTQLEHSLAVLDPSQQGLKQELLLPLGLAYARDVLNTTPFERIEQYGRAVQSVAENLRREGLAAELVMAECRDIIETRLKEHARLLTREVASPPPQATAVLNGDAYVFYRGEFSARAPDGELAALLGLDGQLTVTRSGASPGFLSDNVRAAVAQAELTFVHSRVKYLRSWLTQLLTSLPSPDTISERAEAERTVDRLVRSRFPMLALKEGELVRLRGVLSLLGSMPGDLGESARKLEGQLRGIDEDFGRFSRQVLERRSAS is encoded by the coding sequence ATGGGGCGAGGGCGGCGGATAGCATGGGCCGTCCCCGCTACCTCTGGGTTGTCCGTGCACGCTCATCCGCCCCCGTACCTCCAGGCCGCCCGGGCCTTCCGTCACTTCTTCGGCGAGCTCCGGGACGCCTACCTGGAGCGAGAGACGCTCTTCACGCAAATCGAGCTGGCGCTCCTCGGGCGGGAGCACGTGCTGGTGGTGGGGCCGCCGGGCACGGCGAAGAGCGCCATCGCCAGCGCGGTGCTGGGGCGCATCGTGGACGAGCGCACGGGGCAGCCGTCGCTGTTCTCCAAGCAGCTCGCCGAGTCCACCGTGCAGACGGACCTCATCGGCCCGGTGGACTTCAAGGTCCTCACGGAGACGGGGCGCACGGAGTACCTCACGGACGAGGGCATGCTGGGCTCCGAGCACGCCTTCCTGGACGAGGTCTTCGACGGCCGGGACATGCTGCTGCGCTCCATCCTCAACGTGCTGTACGAGCGCGAGCTGAAGCACGGGCGGCGGGTGACCTCGGGGCGCACCGAGTGCGTCATCATGACGAGCAACCGGTACCTCTCCGAGGTGCTGGCGCGCTCGCCGGAGTTGCTGCTGGCCTTCGCGGACCGGCTGAGCTTCATCTGCTTCGTGCCCAAGTCCTTCGCCCGGAGGGAGAGCCGCGCGGCCATGCTCCAGCGCTTCTCGTCCGGGACGTCGAGGCCGGACCTGCGGGCCCAGCTCACGCTGCAGCAGGTGGACCTGCTCCAGGACGCGGTGACGAAGGTGAAGGTGCCCAGCCACGTGCTGGAGGGCGTGGAGCTGCTGGCGGACGCGCTGGAGCGCGCGCTGGCGGCGCAGGTGTCCAAGCTGCCCGACTACGTGCCCACGAAGTACTTCTCCCAGCGCTCGGCGGTGAAGGCGCTGTGGGCGCTGAAGGCGACGGTGGTGAGGGACCAGCTCTACCGGCGGCCGGACCGACCGCTGGAGGCGACGGTGGAGGACCTGGACTCGCTGCGCTGGTTCTTCCTGCTGGGCGGGCCGCCCGCGGCGGAGACGGAGGCGCTGCTCAAGTCGGTGGTGGACCCTCGCGAGCGGGCGCAGCTCGAAATCGTCCGGCTGGAGCAGCGGGCCTTCGACGAGGCGCTGGCGAAGGTGCGGCAGGAGCTGGGCGGCGGCGTGGAGCGCGAGGCGCAGGCCCTGGGGGCCCAGGAAGAAGTGACGGCGGCCGAGGCGCTGGGACGCAACTGGCAGCCGGGGCTGGTCTCCAACACGGCGAAGGTGCTGCTGACGAAGCTGGTGCCCGGGCCGCGCCACGCGCAGAACCGGGCGCCGCTGCTGGTGGCCGCCCGGGCGCTGGTGGCCGCGCTCGAGCAGCGGCTGGCGCGCGGCATGGCGGGGCAGGGCGAGGGCCGTGGCGGGCTGGCGCTGCTGTCCTCCTTCCGGGATGCGCTGGAGCTGTGCCGCACCATTCCCGAGCTGCGCGCCAACTTCGCGCCGCTGTGCGAGTCCACGGCCCGCTTCCTGGAGGGCGCGCTGGAGATGATTGCCCTCTCCGCGGAGAGCGTGGACTTCGAGGACGGGCTGAAGCTGGAAGGGCTGGTGGGGCTGGCGGACAACCTGGAGGAGGAGCTGTCGCAGACGACGGAGCTGGCCGGGCAGCTCGCGGAGGGGGCTCCGGCGGCGCTGGAGCGCGTGCGGGTGATCGAGGTCGCCGTGCGTCGGCGCGTGGTGTCCGCGCTGCGGCGCCGCGCGGCCCTGGCGTTCCAGGGCTCCGCGAATCGGTCCCGCAAGGAGCCGTTGGAAGCGCTCTCCGCCGACTCGCGCCGCCTCACGCAGCTGGAGCACTCCCTGGCCGTGCTGGACCCGTCCCAGCAGGGGCTGAAGCAGGAGCTGCTGCTGCCCCTGGGCCTCGCCTACGCGCGCGACGTGCTCAACACCACGCCCTTCGAGCGAATCGAGCAGTACGGCCGCGCGGTGCAGTCCGTGGCGGAGAACCTGCGGCGCGAGGGACTGGCCGCGGAGCTCGTCATGGCCGAGTGCCGCGACATCATCGAGACGCGACTCAAGGAGCACGCCCGGCTCCTCACGCGCGAGGTGGCCAGCCCTCCGCCGCAGGCCACGGCGGTGCTCAATGGCGATGCGTATGTCTTCTACCGGGGCGAGTTCTCCGCTCGGGCGCCAGACGGGGAGCTGGCCGCGCTGCTCGGGCTGGACGGGCAGCTCACCGTCACTCGGAGTGGTGCCTCTCCAGGCTTCCTGTCTGACAACGTGCGGGCGGCGGTGGCGCAGGCGGAGCTGACCTTCGTGCACTCGCGCGTGAAGTACCTGCGGAGCTGGCTGACGCAGCTGCTCACGTCGCTGCCTTCGCCGGACACCATCTCGGAGCGGGCGGAGGCGGAGCGCACGGTGGACCGGCTGGTGCGCAGCCGCTTCCCCATGCTCGCGCTGAAGGAGGGAGAGCTGGTGCGGCTGCGCGGCGTGCTGTCGCTGCTGGGCTCCATGCCGGGAGACCTGGGCGAGAGTGCACGCAAGCTGGAGGGCCAGTTGAGAGGCATCGACGAGGACTTCGGGCGCTTCAGCCGCCAGGTGTTGGAGCGGCGGTCGGCGTCATGA
- a CDS encoding Ig-like domain-containing protein — protein MLDPAGIAISTATRYQDFPSVASLGAEYLVVWQDHRVSTPNPNIQGARVTNAGTVREPSGFAIADTGDTEMAPAVAFAGTGRTAFVVYSRFDQSAPYWNDRVRGRFVTFEDNQPPSAASQGVTTVADTPVEIVLQGSDPEGQGLTYDIVTLPQHGTLSGTGANRTYVPAARYSGPDRFTFRVSDGELVSATATVSIQVSPVNHAPSVPVLVAPAGGARLESGLVAFQWSASTDEEGEAVTYHVEVLQDGAPVRTHVTVETAWTLAANEALPPGSYAWRVKASDVHEVSSAFSAERAFTVGAHQPSTDAGVPDSGTETDGGTPDAGADAGAPDAGEMVDAGEMVDAGEMVDAGVTDAGANADAGTRPEPEPGDTSGCGCNPIPGAGPGASVTFAALAMLLRRSRRRS, from the coding sequence GTGCTGGACCCGGCTGGCATCGCCATCTCCACGGCCACCCGGTATCAGGACTTCCCGTCGGTGGCGTCGCTGGGGGCGGAGTACCTCGTCGTCTGGCAGGACCACCGTGTGAGCACGCCCAATCCCAACATCCAGGGCGCACGCGTGACGAACGCGGGCACCGTCCGGGAGCCCTCGGGGTTCGCCATCGCGGATACCGGGGACACGGAGATGGCGCCCGCCGTGGCCTTCGCCGGCACCGGCAGGACGGCCTTCGTCGTCTACTCCCGCTTCGACCAGTCGGCGCCCTACTGGAACGACCGGGTGCGCGGCCGGTTCGTGACGTTCGAGGACAACCAGCCGCCCTCCGCCGCGTCGCAGGGGGTGACCACGGTGGCGGACACGCCCGTGGAAATCGTCCTCCAGGGGAGCGACCCGGAAGGGCAGGGGCTGACCTACGACATCGTCACGCTGCCCCAGCACGGCACCCTGAGTGGCACGGGCGCCAACCGCACCTACGTACCGGCGGCCCGTTATAGCGGCCCGGACCGCTTCACCTTCCGCGTCTCGGATGGGGAGCTCGTGTCGGCGACGGCCACGGTGTCCATCCAGGTGTCGCCGGTCAACCATGCTCCGTCCGTGCCGGTGCTCGTGGCACCCGCGGGCGGGGCGCGCTTGGAGAGCGGGCTCGTGGCCTTCCAGTGGAGTGCTTCCACGGACGAGGAGGGCGAGGCCGTCACCTACCACGTAGAAGTCCTCCAGGACGGCGCGCCCGTGCGCACGCACGTCACGGTGGAGACGGCGTGGACCCTGGCCGCGAACGAGGCCCTGCCGCCCGGCAGCTACGCTTGGCGCGTGAAGGCCTCGGATGTGCACGAGGTGTCCAGTGCGTTCTCCGCCGAGCGCGCTTTCACCGTGGGCGCCCACCAGCCTTCGACGGACGCAGGTGTTCCGGATTCCGGGACTGAGACGGATGGAGGCACGCCAGATGCGGGCGCCGATGCCGGAGCTCCTGACGCGGGCGAGATGGTGGACGCGGGCGAGATGGTGGACGCGGGCGAGATGGTGGATGCGGGAGTCACGGACGCGGGGGCGAACGCGGACGCAGGGACTCGTCCCGAGCCCGAGCCCGGGGACACCTCGGGCTGCGGCTGCAATCCGATTCCCGGCGCGGGGCCGGGGGCGTCCGTGACGTTCGCTGCGCTCGCCATGCTGCTGCGAAGGTCCCGGCGCCGAAGCTGA